Proteins encoded within one genomic window of Thiothrix litoralis:
- a CDS encoding encapsulin-associated ferritin-like protein, giving the protein MSSVGYHEPIEELSDATRDMHRAIVSLMEELEAVDWYNQRADACKDPELKAILEHNRDEEKEHASMVLEWIRRKDPRFSKELKDYLFTDKPIAHP; this is encoded by the coding sequence ATGTCGAGTGTCGGTTATCACGAACCCATCGAAGAACTGTCGGATGCAACCCGCGATATGCACCGCGCCATTGTTTCGCTAATGGAAGAGCTGGAAGCGGTCGACTGGTATAACCAGCGGGCGGATGCCTGCAAAGATCCAGAACTCAAAGCCATTCTGGAACACAATCGTGACGAGGAAAAGGAACACGCCTCGATGGTGCTGGAATGGATTCGGCGCAAAGACCCGAGGTTTTCCAAGGAACTCAAGGATTACCTGTTCACCGACAAACCCATCGCGCACCCGTAA
- a CDS encoding DUF262 domain-containing protein — protein MSEQIENNKLVPVKDLLNKKFLIPSYQRGYRWTCRQVNDLLDDILEFSQNNVDSYYCLQPLIVKETENGDYQGFWEVIDGQQRLTTIYIIFSYLLSKERLPICIDLEEFEIRYETREQQGCNSADFLKNINRKSDFEAKNNVDFLHMSNAYKTIEKWCGKYEFNVDVLLSNVRFIWYDVNRKDHKEEDSHYVFARLNMGKIQLTNAELIKALFLQRKNFGDHAETIRRKQLEIAMEWDTIELALQDDDFWYFLNTEKCETPTRIEFIFDLIRDSDEDEAKNQKKNKYINSDKFYTFFYFQERFKKDPIEVMWSCIKNKYMIFKEWFEDDKLYQLIGFMIAAKTHKTHDLIKLNSNNKSKVLFEENLKEEIKKTLWNSHSDLSFIDKLKYYDKDNKKLIGNILLWFNVTYTSLQYKDNKIYRFPFGYYNRVCESTPWSLEHIHAQKSEHLKKLEQWRIWFSDHLLFLEKDTTNSNEVIIAEIKNEIKNIDDARKDKNIQEEIDYQSETMKRFLGIYAQVFSLFGIESDGIENLALLDGRSNTALSNSIFAVKRQKIIEMDLNKNNVFIPPCTRHVFLKYFTNYPSQFYFWSKSDADSYLKAIKKNLEESLLIEEGENK, from the coding sequence ATGTCTGAACAAATTGAAAACAATAAACTTGTACCAGTTAAAGATTTATTGAATAAAAAATTCTTAATTCCATCCTACCAACGTGGCTACCGCTGGACGTGTCGTCAGGTCAACGATTTACTCGATGATATTTTAGAATTCTCCCAAAATAATGTAGACAGTTACTATTGTCTACAACCTTTAATTGTTAAAGAAACAGAAAATGGTGACTATCAAGGCTTTTGGGAGGTTATAGATGGTCAACAACGTCTGACAACTATATACATTATTTTTAGTTATTTATTATCCAAAGAAAGACTCCCCATTTGCATTGACCTTGAAGAGTTTGAAATTCGTTATGAAACTAGAGAGCAACAAGGGTGCAATAGTGCTGATTTTCTAAAAAATATCAATAGAAAGTCAGATTTTGAAGCGAAAAATAACGTTGATTTTCTACATATGTCTAACGCTTACAAAACCATAGAAAAATGGTGTGGAAAATATGAGTTTAATGTCGATGTTTTATTGAGTAATGTTAGATTTATTTGGTACGATGTCAACAGAAAAGATCATAAAGAAGAAGATTCTCATTATGTCTTTGCCCGCTTAAATATGGGAAAAATCCAACTGACTAATGCAGAACTTATTAAAGCATTGTTCTTGCAACGAAAGAACTTTGGTGATCATGCGGAAACGATTAGACGTAAGCAACTTGAAATAGCTATGGAGTGGGATACGATTGAACTTGCTCTACAAGATGATGATTTTTGGTATTTCTTGAATACAGAAAAGTGCGAAACACCAACTAGAATCGAATTCATCTTTGATTTGATTAGAGATTCTGATGAAGATGAAGCAAAAAATCAAAAGAAAAATAAGTATATTAATTCCGATAAGTTTTACACGTTTTTCTATTTTCAGGAGAGATTTAAAAAAGATCCAATTGAGGTTATGTGGAGTTGTATTAAAAATAAATATATGATATTTAAAGAATGGTTTGAAGATGATAAACTTTATCAATTGATTGGTTTTATGATTGCTGCAAAAACACATAAAACTCATGATTTGATTAAATTGAACAGTAATAACAAGTCAAAAGTTCTCTTTGAAGAAAATCTAAAAGAAGAGATAAAAAAGACTTTGTGGAATAGTCATTCGGATTTGAGCTTTATTGATAAGTTAAAATATTATGATAAGGATAATAAAAAATTAATTGGAAATATTCTGCTATGGTTTAATGTGACATATACATCTCTTCAATATAAAGACAATAAAATATACCGCTTCCCCTTCGGATATTACAATCGTGTTTGTGAAAGCACGCCTTGGAGTTTAGAGCATATACATGCACAGAAGTCCGAACATCTCAAAAAATTAGAGCAGTGGCGAATTTGGTTTTCAGATCATTTACTCTTTTTGGAAAAAGATACCACAAACTCTAACGAAGTAATTATTGCCGAAATTAAAAATGAAATTAAAAATATTGATGATGCACGTAAAGATAAAAATATTCAAGAGGAAATAGATTATCAAAGTGAAACCATGAAAAGGTTTTTAGGCATTTATGCTCAAGTTTTCTCATTGTTTGGTATTGAATCAGATGGCATCGAAAATCTTGCATTGTTAGATGGTCGTTCAAATACAGCACTGAGTAATTCGATTTTTGCAGTAAAACGTCAAAAAATTATTGAAATGGATTTGAATAAGAATAATGTTTTTATTCCTCCCTGTACTCGTCATGTGTTTCTTAAGTACTTTACTAACTATCCTTCTCAATTTTATTTTTGGAGTAAATCTGATGCAGATTCTTATTTAAAAGCTATTAAGAAAAATTTAGAAGAGTCTTTGCTGATTGAAGAAGGTGAAAATAAATGA
- a CDS encoding ADP-polyphosphate phosphotransferase: MKIDPKDFRVKEGESVDLKKWPTLVKPAYKSKEQYHELLDEQVSELSDLQRLLYASNRYSVLLIFQAMDAAGKDGAIRHVMSGINPQGCQVFSFKHPSAEELDHDFLWRTTQALPERGRIGIFNRSYYEEVLIVRVHPEILLGEGLPDEVLNEETIWQERYRSITDLEHHLHRNGTRIIKFFLHLSKEEQRQRFLARIDEPDKNWKFSLADIVERKFWKQYQQAYASCLSATSTKNAPWYVVPADDKKNARLIVSRILLETFKALDMHYPETDAKRQQELLSIRQQLMTEAPDDD, translated from the coding sequence ATGAAAATTGACCCAAAGGATTTTCGGGTAAAGGAAGGCGAATCAGTCGACCTCAAAAAGTGGCCAACGTTGGTAAAGCCAGCCTACAAGTCGAAGGAGCAGTACCACGAACTCCTCGACGAGCAGGTGAGTGAACTCAGCGACCTGCAACGCCTGCTCTACGCTTCCAACCGTTACTCCGTATTGCTGATCTTTCAGGCGATGGACGCGGCAGGTAAGGATGGCGCGATCCGGCATGTGATGTCTGGCATCAATCCGCAAGGTTGTCAGGTGTTTAGCTTCAAGCACCCCAGCGCCGAAGAACTGGATCACGACTTTTTGTGGCGTACCACGCAAGCACTGCCAGAACGCGGGCGCATCGGCATCTTTAACCGCTCTTACTATGAAGAAGTGCTGATCGTGCGGGTGCATCCAGAAATTCTGCTCGGCGAAGGGCTGCCCGATGAGGTGCTCAACGAGGAAACGATCTGGCAAGAGCGCTACCGTTCCATCACGGATCTGGAGCACCATCTGCACCGCAACGGTACTCGCATCATCAAGTTTTTCCTGCATCTGTCCAAGGAAGAGCAGCGCCAGCGCTTCCTTGCGCGTATCGACGAACCCGACAAAAACTGGAAATTCAGCCTTGCCGACATTGTGGAGCGGAAATTCTGGAAACAGTATCAGCAAGCCTATGCTTCATGCCTGAGTGCAACCAGTACAAAAAATGCACCGTGGTATGTGGTTCCAGCGGATGACAAGAAAAACGCCCGGCTGATTGTGTCCCGCATCCTTCTGGAGACCTTCAAGGCGCTTGACATGCACTACCCCGAAACCGATGCCAAACGCCAACAGGAATTGCTGTCGATCCGCCAACAACTGATGACGGAAGCGCCGGATGACGACTGA
- a CDS encoding host attachment protein, with the protein MIVWIIVANAARARFFSVAPLNANAPLIELEDRVHPSSRLHGRDLETDSPSSVFDSQGQGRHAVEPPTDIKEQQAEAFALELSNYLEEMRNANRYGKLYIIASPHFLGLLRGHFSNGVTQLIADTLDKDLTQHAVEDIRTHLPDFM; encoded by the coding sequence ATGATTGTATGGATTATTGTTGCCAATGCAGCACGGGCGCGTTTTTTTAGCGTCGCACCCTTAAACGCCAATGCTCCGCTTATTGAGCTGGAAGACAGGGTTCACCCCAGCTCACGTTTACATGGGCGCGATCTGGAAACCGATTCACCTTCGAGTGTATTTGATTCGCAGGGGCAAGGTCGTCATGCGGTGGAACCACCCACCGATATAAAAGAGCAACAAGCCGAAGCATTTGCGCTTGAATTGAGCAACTATCTAGAAGAAATGCGCAATGCCAACCGTTATGGCAAGTTGTATATCATCGCTTCGCCGCATTTCCTTGGCTTGTTGCGCGGGCATTTCAGCAACGGTGTGACGCAGTTGATTGCGGATACGCTGGATAAAGACCTTACCCAACATGCGGTGGAAGACATCCGCACCCATCTGCCTGATTTTATGTAA
- a CDS encoding cation-translocating P-type ATPase yields MKKNITGLSQAEAARRLASEGGNLLPGSTPKSLFSIALNVFTEPMFLMLLVAGGIYLALGSRAEALFLLGFVFIIIGITLAQERKTQRALESLRDLSAPRALVIRDGQEIRIPGREVVRGDVLVLHEGDRIPADALLLDGQLSVDESLLTGEAVPVNKSSAAAGTRFAQPDGESTASLYASTVVTKGVGMAEVYMTGINTAVGRIGQALSSTQEAPSGLQQASRKLILTLTIVGLALATLLVLLGWLWDGRAFLDSLLSGIALAMAILPEEIPVILTVFLALGAWRISRQKVLTRRVTAVEALGAITVLAVDKTGTLTQNRMKMAELLVAGETFRDDGANALPEAFHELAEFTLLATPLDPFDPMEKAIQVFAQQWLRDTEHWHSQAPEFQYDLSAEILAMTQVFSSTEPSKHLLACKGAPEAVADLCHLPAAERDTIQQQVTQMAERGLRVLGVAKGQWQGTELPQSQHDFTFTFLGLVGFVDPPRPEVPAAIAECRAAGVRIIMMTGDHPATARAIAQQVSLSTRSAVMTGAEVAALSDAELHEQLQQVDIFTRLQPEQKLRLVQVLQQGGEVVAMTGDGVNDAPALKAANIGIAMGERGTDVAREAAALVLLDDSFASIVAAIRQGRRIYDNITKATAFTFAVHMPIIVLALIPALLHWPLLLLPMHIVLLELLIDPACSIVFEAEPEASGIMTRPPRQLTDSPFAFSTLLYPLLQGIGVAEVLLFGHWLLDGQGFNAAEMRGVIFIGLVLGLCLLILANRNVSKSVLHGITGGNPWIAGIFGAVVVLLSVVFTVPFLRDIMGFTAMGAPQLLAGFALLLGIGVWLEILRWVSGHVRGYNP; encoded by the coding sequence ATGAAAAAAAATATAACGGGGCTTAGCCAAGCTGAAGCCGCCCGCCGTTTGGCATCTGAAGGCGGCAACCTGCTTCCCGGCAGTACCCCCAAATCCTTGTTCAGCATCGCCTTGAACGTATTCACCGAACCTATGTTCCTGATGCTCTTGGTGGCGGGCGGTATTTACCTCGCGCTGGGGAGTCGTGCCGAAGCTTTGTTCCTGCTCGGTTTCGTGTTCATCATCATCGGCATTACCTTGGCACAAGAGCGCAAGACGCAACGGGCGCTGGAATCCTTGCGTGACCTGTCCGCGCCGCGTGCCTTGGTGATACGTGATGGGCAGGAAATTCGCATTCCGGGGCGCGAAGTGGTGCGCGGCGATGTGCTGGTGCTGCACGAAGGCGACCGCATTCCCGCCGATGCCTTGCTGCTGGACGGGCAGTTGAGCGTGGACGAATCCCTGCTCACGGGCGAAGCCGTGCCCGTCAACAAGTCGTCCGCAGCGGCAGGAACCCGCTTTGCCCAACCCGATGGCGAAAGCACCGCCTCCCTGTATGCCAGCACCGTCGTGACCAAAGGCGTGGGGATGGCGGAAGTATACATGACCGGCATCAATACCGCCGTCGGGCGTATCGGGCAAGCGTTGTCCTCCACACAGGAAGCGCCGTCCGGCTTGCAACAAGCTTCACGTAAACTGATTCTCACCCTGACCATCGTGGGTTTGGCGCTTGCCACATTGCTGGTGTTGCTCGGCTGGTTGTGGGATGGGCGGGCGTTTCTGGATAGTTTGTTGTCCGGCATTGCGCTGGCCATGGCGATTTTGCCGGAAGAAATTCCAGTAATCCTCACCGTGTTTCTGGCTTTGGGTGCATGGCGTATTTCTCGGCAAAAAGTATTAACGCGACGGGTGACAGCCGTTGAAGCTTTGGGCGCAATCACCGTATTGGCGGTGGATAAAACCGGCACGCTCACCCAAAACCGCATGAAGATGGCGGAATTGCTGGTAGCTGGTGAAACCTTCCGCGACGACGGCGCAAACGCTTTGCCCGAAGCCTTCCACGAACTCGCCGAATTCACCCTGTTAGCCACGCCGCTTGACCCTTTCGACCCGATGGAAAAAGCCATTCAAGTGTTCGCGCAGCAATGGTTGAGGGACACGGAACATTGGCATTCGCAAGCGCCGGAATTTCAGTACGATTTGTCGGCGGAAATACTGGCGATGACGCAGGTGTTCTCCAGCACTGAACCCAGCAAACACTTACTGGCGTGCAAAGGTGCGCCTGAAGCGGTGGCGGATTTGTGCCATCTGCCTGCCGCTGAGCGCGACACGATCCAGCAGCAAGTAACCCAAATGGCAGAGCGTGGCTTGCGTGTCTTGGGCGTCGCCAAAGGCCAATGGCAAGGCACTGAGTTGCCGCAAAGCCAGCATGATTTCACCTTTACGTTTCTGGGGCTGGTGGGCTTTGTTGATCCGCCGCGCCCGGAAGTGCCTGCCGCGATTGCCGAATGCCGCGCCGCTGGGGTGCGCATTATCATGATGACCGGCGACCACCCCGCAACAGCTCGGGCGATTGCACAACAGGTCAGCCTGAGCACGCGTTCGGCAGTCATGACAGGCGCGGAAGTCGCCGCACTTAGCGATGCGGAATTGCATGAGCAGTTGCAGCAGGTGGATATATTCACCCGCTTGCAGCCAGAACAAAAACTGCGGCTGGTGCAGGTACTGCAACAAGGTGGCGAAGTGGTCGCCATGACCGGCGATGGCGTCAACGATGCGCCTGCGCTCAAGGCCGCCAATATCGGTATTGCAATGGGCGAACGCGGTACGGATGTTGCTCGCGAAGCCGCCGCGCTGGTGTTGCTGGATGACAGTTTTGCGAGCATTGTCGCGGCAATCCGCCAAGGGCGGCGCATTTACGACAATATCACCAAGGCAACCGCGTTCACCTTTGCGGTACACATGCCGATTATTGTGCTGGCACTGATTCCGGCCTTGTTGCATTGGCCGTTGTTGTTGTTGCCCATGCACATTGTGTTGCTGGAATTGCTGATTGACCCTGCCTGTTCGATTGTATTTGAGGCCGAACCGGAAGCCAGCGGCATCATGACCCGCCCACCGCGCCAACTAACGGATTCGCCGTTTGCTTTTAGCACGCTGCTTTATCCGCTGCTGCAAGGCATCGGTGTGGCGGAAGTGTTGCTGTTTGGGCATTGGCTGCTGGATGGTCAAGGTTTCAATGCGGCGGAAATGCGCGGTGTTATCTTCATCGGTCTGGTGCTGGGTTTATGCTTGCTCATCCTTGCCAACCGCAATGTATCGAAATCGGTACTGCATGGCATCACGGGTGGGAATCCGTGGATTGCGGGGATATTTGGGGCAGTCGTGGTGTTGCTAAGCGTGGTATTTACCGTGCCTTTCCTGCGCGACATTATGGGGTTTACCGCGATGGGTGCACCCCAGTTGCTGGCTGGTTTTGCCTTGCTGTTGGGGATTGGCGTATGGCTGGAAATCTTGCGCTGGGTCAGTGGCCATGTCAGGGGCTACAACCCCTGA
- a CDS encoding DnaJ C-terminal domain-containing protein, whose translation MMEYKDYYKVLGLTKEATQDDIKRVYRKLARKYHPDISKESNAEEQFKEVGEAYEVLKDPEKRAAYDQLGEDLKAQRHSRPPPGGNAGAGRSADFDDFLADLFAQRARAGSRAYQANGEDSYAKVSIDLEDAYHGATRSLTMRTTERGADGRPFLQERTLNIKIPKGVKQGQHIRLQGQGNPGVGGGSAGDLYLEIAFNPHSLYRVEELDVYLELPITPWEAALGGSVKIPTPDGSVDMKIPASSSSGRKLRLKGRGIPAQSPGNFYVTLKVVLPDTLSDKAKALYSELAQERTFNPRAGMGV comes from the coding sequence ATGATGGAATACAAGGATTACTACAAAGTTCTCGGGCTGACCAAAGAAGCCACGCAGGATGACATCAAGCGTGTTTACCGCAAGCTGGCGCGCAAATACCACCCTGACATCAGCAAGGAAAGCAACGCCGAGGAACAGTTCAAGGAAGTGGGCGAAGCCTACGAAGTGCTGAAAGACCCGGAAAAACGTGCTGCCTATGACCAATTGGGCGAAGACCTGAAAGCCCAGCGCCATTCCCGCCCGCCGCCGGGTGGCAATGCGGGTGCGGGGCGCTCCGCCGACTTTGATGATTTCCTTGCCGACCTGTTTGCGCAAAGAGCGCGTGCAGGTAGTCGGGCGTATCAAGCCAACGGTGAAGACAGTTACGCCAAGGTGTCGATTGATCTGGAAGATGCTTATCACGGCGCTACCCGCAGCTTGACTATGCGAACCACCGAACGCGGTGCGGATGGTCGCCCCTTCTTGCAAGAGCGTACCCTGAATATCAAAATTCCCAAAGGGGTTAAGCAAGGCCAGCATATCCGTCTGCAAGGGCAAGGCAATCCCGGCGTCGGGGGTGGCAGCGCGGGTGATTTGTATCTGGAAATTGCCTTTAACCCGCATTCACTGTACCGCGTTGAGGAACTCGATGTGTATCTGGAATTGCCCATTACCCCGTGGGAAGCCGCGCTGGGCGGCAGTGTCAAAATCCCCACCCCGGATGGGTCGGTAGACATGAAGATTCCGGCGAGTTCATCCAGCGGGCGCAAGTTACGCCTGAAAGGGCGCGGTATTCCAGCGCAGTCACCGGGCAATTTTTACGTCACGCTGAAAGTCGTGCTACCGGATACCCTCAGCGACAAGGCCAAGGCTTTGTACAGTGAATTGGCACAGGAACGAACCTTCAATCCACGCGCCGGAATGGGAGTGTAA
- a CDS encoding AAA family ATPase codes for MIQFPYGISDFQRIRSQGMLYLDRTAHIPAIEAAGDQLVFLRPRRFGKSLLLSTLANYYDCHTADEFPALFGGLAIGKNPTAERNQYLILRWDFSKVSGQGDVEQIKRNLFEHINAAVEEFVEKYRNTLTSAVTILPHNAIASFESLAGAVKNSGHTLYLLIDEYDNFANEILTSDPRDRVRYHDLLEGEGVLKTLFKVIKASASESKISRVFITGVSPVVLSDMTSGYNVATSIYLDEDFNALCGIPEVELQGLVQQIIHGHGLAETHVAEVMETLRRFYNGYRFCKDLTQATVYNPTLCFYALRHYQKKAQLPDQMLDGNLAMDAGRIRYIANLPVGAAVIDQILDETRTTPLRQLETRFGVEQLQRVQHDPSYMLSLLYFFGVLTITDVDGMGRLVLAIPNLVIRGLYVEQLKEQTLPRFEDQQTAQHLAEDFYQTADLQPVVEFVENKYFAVFSNRDYRWSNELTVKTAFMTLLFNDLYYIMDSEAVVQRRYSDLLMIIRPNMRRFPLLKDIVLEFKYVSLADAKLTAEQVRNQSRETLAALPVVQTAMQAALTQLRDYRQALETKYQQPERLHCLAVVALGFERVLWEAS; via the coding sequence ATGATCCAATTTCCTTACGGTATCAGTGATTTCCAGCGAATTCGCTCCCAAGGTATGTTGTACCTTGACCGCACTGCCCACATCCCGGCGATAGAAGCCGCTGGGGATCAGTTGGTCTTTCTGCGCCCCCGCCGTTTCGGGAAATCTTTGCTGCTGTCAACGCTGGCGAATTACTACGACTGCCACACCGCAGATGAATTTCCTGCGCTGTTTGGCGGTCTTGCCATTGGCAAAAATCCTACTGCCGAACGTAACCAATACCTGATCCTGCGTTGGGATTTTTCCAAAGTGTCGGGGCAAGGTGATGTTGAACAAATTAAGCGCAATCTGTTTGAGCATATTAACGCTGCGGTAGAGGAGTTTGTGGAAAAGTACCGCAACACCCTGACCTCTGCCGTCACGATCTTGCCACATAATGCGATTGCTTCCTTTGAATCCTTGGCAGGCGCAGTCAAAAACAGCGGGCATACTCTCTACCTGTTGATCGACGAATACGACAATTTCGCCAATGAAATCCTCACCAGCGACCCGCGTGATCGAGTGCGCTACCACGACCTGCTGGAAGGCGAAGGCGTGTTGAAAACCTTGTTCAAAGTGATCAAGGCCAGTGCTTCCGAGAGCAAAATTTCACGCGTATTCATCACGGGCGTTTCCCCCGTGGTCTTGAGCGACATGACCAGCGGTTACAATGTCGCCACCAGTATTTATCTGGATGAAGACTTCAACGCACTTTGTGGCATCCCCGAAGTGGAATTACAGGGGCTTGTGCAACAGATTATACACGGGCATGGTTTAGCCGAGACGCACGTCGCCGAGGTGATGGAAACCTTGCGCCGCTTTTACAATGGCTACCGCTTCTGTAAAGATTTGACGCAAGCCACGGTGTATAACCCGACCTTGTGTTTTTACGCTTTACGCCATTACCAGAAAAAAGCCCAACTGCCCGACCAAATGCTCGACGGTAATTTGGCCATGGATGCGGGGCGTATCCGTTACATTGCCAACCTGCCTGTGGGTGCAGCCGTGATTGACCAGATTCTGGATGAAACCCGCACCACGCCCCTGCGACAACTGGAAACCCGGTTCGGGGTAGAGCAATTGCAGCGGGTGCAACACGATCCGAGCTATATGCTTTCGCTGCTGTACTTTTTCGGGGTGCTCACGATAACGGATGTAGATGGCATGGGGCGGCTGGTGCTAGCCATTCCCAATCTGGTGATCCGTGGCTTGTACGTGGAGCAACTCAAAGAACAAACCCTGCCGCGCTTTGAAGATCAGCAAACCGCGCAACATTTGGCGGAAGACTTCTACCAAACGGCTGACTTACAACCCGTGGTCGAATTCGTCGAGAACAAATATTTCGCCGTGTTCAGCAACCGTGATTACCGCTGGAGTAACGAACTCACGGTAAAAACGGCTTTCATGACACTGCTGTTCAACGATCTGTATTACATCATGGATTCGGAAGCGGTGGTGCAGCGACGTTATTCCGACTTGCTGATGATTATCCGCCCCAATATGCGGCGTTTCCCGTTGCTAAAAGACATTGTGCTGGAATTCAAATACGTGTCGCTGGCAGATGCCAAACTCACCGCAGAACAAGTGCGCAATCAATCCCGTGAAACCTTGGCAGCCTTGCCCGTGGTGCAAACCGCGATGCAGGCAGCGTTGACCCAGTTGCGGGATTACCGGCAGGCATTGGAAACCAAATACCAGCAGCCAGAACGTCTGCATTGTCTGGCAGTGGTGGCACTGGGGTTTGAGCGCGTGCTGTGGGAAGCGTCATGA
- a CDS encoding chaperone modulator CbpM, with protein sequence MKTSKLEALAGIILEEDALFSLEDLCRTCALPAEELLQMVDEGIIEPLDYQQTTTQWQFAGESVVRVRTVIHLQQDLGVNLAGAALAVELLDEIKVLRHNLKPIQQILMDVKE encoded by the coding sequence ATGAAAACAAGCAAACTGGAAGCACTGGCAGGCATTATTCTCGAAGAAGACGCGCTGTTTTCGCTGGAAGATCTGTGCCGTACCTGCGCATTGCCTGCGGAAGAACTGCTGCAAATGGTGGACGAGGGCATTATTGAACCCCTCGACTACCAGCAAACCACCACCCAATGGCAATTTGCCGGGGAAAGTGTGGTACGGGTGCGTACCGTGATCCACCTTCAGCAAGATTTGGGCGTGAATCTGGCGGGCGCAGCATTAGCGGTGGAATTACTGGATGAAATCAAGGTATTGCGTCACAATCTCAAGCCTATTCAGCAAATTTTAATGGATGTTAAGGAGTAG
- a CDS encoding DUF302 domain-containing protein codes for MYYIVETPKSFSQASTDLEAAVIRHGFGVLHVHDLGNTLRSKGMAFEDECKVFEVCNPGQAAKVLAIDMRLNMALPCRISVFTEHGATKIGMIKPAPMLESLSQDAALVQVAREVEEKTIQMIDEAK; via the coding sequence ATGTATTATATCGTTGAAACCCCAAAATCCTTCAGTCAAGCATCGACAGACCTTGAAGCAGCCGTCATCCGGCATGGCTTTGGGGTGCTACATGTACACGATTTGGGAAACACACTGCGCAGCAAAGGCATGGCTTTTGAAGACGAATGCAAGGTGTTTGAAGTCTGCAATCCCGGTCAGGCCGCCAAAGTATTAGCCATCGACATGCGCCTGAACATGGCCTTGCCTTGTCGTATTTCCGTGTTTACGGAGCATGGCGCAACCAAAATCGGCATGATCAAGCCCGCGCCAATGCTGGAATCGCTATCCCAGGATGCTGCGCTCGTGCAAGTTGCCCGAGAGGTTGAGGAAAAGACCATCCAGATGATTGACGAGGCAAAATAA